The Sulfurimonas sp. genome includes the window TGATTATAGATATAAATATACCTAAACTAAATGGAATAGAGTTACTTAAAAAAATACGAGAAGATGATTATACTACAAAAGCAATAATTTTAAGCGCACATACTGAAGTAAACTACCTCCTAGATGCAACAGGTTTAGGTTTAACAAAATATCTTGTCAAACCTGTGACAAGAAAAGAGTTAAAAGAGGCTTTGAGTTTAGTAATAGAAGAGTTAAGTAAATATAATATATCTTCAAAAAGAATCTTAATCTTAAAAAATGGTTATAAATGGGATTATGAAAAAGAAGAACTTAATGCAAAAGAGAATATACCCTTAACAGATAAAGAAAGACGGATTTTATCACTATTTTTTTCAAATACAAATATGACTTATAGTTATGATGAGATTATAGGAAACATTTGGTACAATTATGATGATAGAGTAGGGGCATTAAAAACAATCATAAAAAATCTAAGAAAAAAATTACCAAAAGAAACTATAAAAAATGTATTTGGAGTAGGTTATACTATAAAAGTATGACAAAATTAGTATAAAGAATGTTAAAACTCACTACTTCCTCACTATTCTTAGTTACTATATTATTTATATATAGGAATATAACAAAAAGGTATAAATAATGTTAAAAAAATCTTTTATCGTCTTTAGTGTAGCAAGTTTTATATTTTCATCATCACTTTTTGGCTTAAGTCTTAAAGAAAGTGTGGTTGAAGTGTTAAATACAAATCCAGTTATTCAGGAAAGATTGAAAAACTTTAGAGCTACACAACAAGACTTAAATATCGCAAATGCAGAGTATTATCCACAGCTTGACTTTAGAGTGGTTGTAGGGTTTAATAAAGCAGGAGCATTAAAAAATGGAGATAACTCAGATTATAGCCATAATATAATTGAACAAGACTATGGAAACTATGAAACTTCTCTGACTTTAACTCAAAATCTTTTTGATGGTTTTGGTACTACTCATAGAGTGAATTATGAAGAAACTAGAATTTTAGCATCTGCTTACAATTACATAGAAAAATCTAATGACATTGTTTTTAAAATGGTTGATGCTTATGTAAGCGTAATGCGCTCTCATGAACTTACTCAAACAGCTAGAGAAAATGTGCAGATAAATGAAATTATCTATAAGAAAGTTAAAGATTTATTTGATTCAGGCTTAACAACTGACTCTGAAGTTAAAAAAATTCAGTCTTCACGTTCACTTGCTCGTTCAAACCTAATAGTACAAAAAAATAATGCAAGAGATTCAGAATACTTCTTTAGAAGAGTTTTAGGTCGTATGCCAACAGTTCATGAAATGAAAAGACCAAACTTTAATATAGTGATGCCAGAAAGTGTAGAAAGAGCGGCCCTGTATTCTATCGAGCACAATCCATCACTCCTAGTTAGCAGATATAACATCAAAGGTGCGCAGGAATTATATAAACAACGCAAAAAAGATTACTTACCGAAGGTTGATTTAGAAATAAGCCAGTTTTATAATGATGTTGAAACACGAAATGCATTTGATTCTCCAGATGATAGATTTCGTGCTCGTTTAGTTCTTAACTATAACATTTTTCGTGGTGGAGCAGATAAGGCTAATGTTCAAAAGCATTTAAGTAAAATAAATCAAGAAATAGAGCGTAAAAGAGATTTAAAGCGTCAAGTAATTGAAGGTTTAGACCTTTCTTGGAATGCTTACAAAATGATTGACGAACAACTAAAAGACTTAAGAGAATATAGTGGATTTTCAGAAAGCACATTAAAGTTATATGAAGAAGAATATGATTTAGGTCGTCGTTCTTTACTTGACCTTTTAGCATCTCAAAATGATGTTATAAACGCTAGAAGTCAAATTATAACTGCTGAGTATGATCAACTATTTGCAAAGTATCGTATTTTAGATGCTATGGGACTATTAGTTACTGCAATAGTTGGTGATGCTAATAATTATGCAGCAAAAGTAAATTTATATAGTGAAAATGAGGCTTTAGAAATTTTAGATACTCTTCCTGTCAACCTAGATTCTGATAGTGATGAAATTCCTGATAACTTAGATCTTTGTGACAACTCTTTAAAAGAGAACAATATTATGCCTTATGGCTGTAAAAAAATTATGAGAGATAGCGATAGTGACGGCGTGATAGATGCGAAAGATTCTTGTTTACTTACGCCAATAAATGCAAAAGTTTCTCCAGATGGTTGTGCACTTGATAGTGATTTTGATGGTGTTAAAGATTATGCTGATAAATGTCCTAAAACACCTTTTGGTTATACGGCTGATGAAAAAGGATGCACAATATCTTTGAGTTTGAGAATTAATTTTTTAGCAAGAAGTTCAAAAGTTCCAAGTGACTCAAAACAAGAGATAGATGAGTTAGTTGGATTTTTAAAGGAAAATTCAGACTACAAAGTTCATATTATAGGACATACTAATAATATAGGTGATTCTGAGGAAAATTTTAAACTTTCAGATAAAAGATCAAAGGCAATAAAAAAAGCTTTGCAAGATCAAGGTGTTGAGTCACAAAGACTTAGCAGTGAAGGGCGTGGGGAAGATGATCCCATAGCTAGTAATGAAACAGCCGAAGGCTTAAACTTAAATCGTCGGGTTGAGATTGAATTAAGTAAAAGAAGTGAGGAAATATAATGAAATACTTACTAATATTAATCTTTGCATATTCTTTGTTTGCAGGAACTTATGATGATAACTATAAAATCCAACAAGACAATAAAAAGTCTAAAACAGCAGAGTTAGATGTTTTTATGTATGATAATTTTCAAGAAATTATTCGATTCAAAATGTTAAATTTTGATGAAGATGAATTAGAAGATGAAATGAATGAAGATACAAATACTACGAATCTTCAAGATATAACTAATACTATAAAAAAATATATCCTAAGAGGAGAAAGTGTTAGTATTACAATTATTGGACATACTCCTGAGGCATCGTTAATTCTTCCTAGCTACATACAACAGAAAGTTGATACAGAGGAAACTATTGAACTTAGTAAAAAAAATGCTAAGTTTATTCAAGATGCTTTAGTTAAAGATGAAATAAAAGAAGAGCTTATGACACTATCATATCGCGGTGGTAAAGATATGGCTTTTAGTGATTCATTGACAGAAGGAAAAGAACTTTCAAATCGTGTAATGGTTACCTTATATGTAAAGTTTCCTAAAGATATTGATAGTGATAAAGATGGTGTCTTTGATAGCATAGACAGATGCCCAGCAACGCCAAGAGGAGCAAAAGTAGATAGCTACGGTTGCCCAATTGATAGTGATAAAGATGGGGTTATTGATTATAAAGATGAGTGTCCTAAAACACCTATTGGTATAGAAGTAGACAAAAAAGGATGTCCACTAGATAGTGATGGTGATGGCGTTGTTGATTATAAAGATAGATGTCCAGATACATCAAAAGGTGTAAGTGTTGATCCAATAGGATGTGCTCTAGGTAAAGAGTTAGAAATAATATTTAAACTAAATTCAGACAAGATACTAAAATCTTCATATGAAAAAATTGTTACTTTTGCTGTTTTCTTAAAACAAAATCCTGTATTTAATGCCCAAATCATTGGTCATACAGATAGTATTGGTAAAGCAGAACTAAATATGAGATTATCTCAAAGAAGAGCAGCAACAGCAAAATCTGCACTCATATATGAGGGTATTGCGGCATCTAGAATTACTACTAAAGGTAGAGGTGAATTAGACCCAATTCAAAGCAATAGAACAAAAGAGGGCAGAGCAAAAAATCGTCGTATTGAGGTTAAGTTATCCTATAATGCGCAATAATAAAAAAACAAAGGTAGAGTAATGAATGAAAGAGTTGGCGTATCTGTTAAAGAAGATTCATTACTAGATTCCTTAGTCTTATATACAAAACTCTTTCATAAACCTTTTAGTGCTGAGGCTCTACTCTCAGGACTTCCTATATATGCAAAAGATGGTGATTCAAAACTTTTTTCAGTTGAAACAAAATCAAAGTCGCTTTTTTCTCGTGTTGCAACTAGAGCAGGATTAAAATCAACTTTGATAAAAAGAGAAATTCCAGCAATGTTGCAACTTCATTTACCTATGATACTTCTTTTAAGCAATGACAACTCTTGTATTTTAGAAAAATTTTCACAAGATAGAACACAAGTGAAAATCATATATCCAGATGAAGATGGTTCACAAGAATGGGTAGATGTAAAAGAGTTACAAAGAGAATATTTAGGTTACGGGTTTTTACTTAAAAAAAGGTTTGAGTATGATTCTAAAAAATCTCGTACTTTAAATGTAAAGTCTAAGCATTGGTTTTGGAGTACATTAAACCTTTCTCGTAGTATTTATCGAGATGTATTATGGGCTTCTCTTTTAATAAATTTGTTTGTTCTTGCGACTCCACTTTTTACAATGAATGTATATGATAGAGTTATTCCAAATAATGCTCAAGAAACTTTAATGGTCTTTAGTATTGGGATTGTTTTTGTATATATATTAGACTTTTTCTTAAAAATAACTCGTGGATATATGCTTGAATTGGCTGGAAAAAAGAGTGATATTATCATGTCTAGTATTATTTTTGAAAAAGTTTTAAATTTAAAAATGGCAGTTCATCCAAAGTCCGTTGGCTCTTTTGCAAATAATATGAAAGATTTTGAATCTGTTCGTTCCTTTTTCACAACCGCTACTATGACGGCAGTAATAGATTTACCATTTGCTATTATATTTTTAATGGTCATTTATTATATAGGTGGCTTTTTGGTTTTTGTTCCTATTACGACAATGTTTCTTATTTTAGCTTATGCTCTTATTATTAGAAAACCATTAAGAGAGTCAATAGAAAGCTCACATGAAGCAAGTGCTAAGAAAAATGGTATATTAATTGAAACTCTTCAAAATATTGAAACAGTAAAATCAATGAGCATGACAGGTAAGCAGCAGTGGGAGTGGGAAGAAACAACTGGGGAAATAGCAAAAAAAAATCTAAAATCTCGTATATTATCTTCTTCTATTCCAAATGTTACAAACCTCTTTATTCAGCTAAACACTGTTTTTGTAGTTGTTTTTGGAGTTTACCTTATTCAAGAGTTCGAACTAACTATGGGTGGACTTATTGCAGTAGTGATTTTAACGTCAAGAACAGTAGCTCCAATGGGTCAAGCAGCAGGTTTGATTTCCAATTATTCAGATGCTAGAAGTTCATATGAAACTTTAAATAATATTATCTCTCAAGATATGGAGAGAACAGAAGGTAAAGAATTTGTTGAAAGACCAAGTTTTCATGGTAAAATAGAGTTTAAAAATGTAACATTTAGCTACCCAGAAGCAGATATTCCAGCACTCCAAAATGTTAGTTTTGTGATAAATCCAGGAGAAAAAGTTGCTATCATTGGTCGCATCGGTTCTGGAAAGTCAACGATAGCAAAACTTATATTGAAATTATTTGATCCAGATAGTGGGACTATACTTATTGACGATATAGATATTACTCAGATAGATCCAGCAGATTTGCGTCGTTCTATTGGTTATGTCCCCCAAGATGTTAATCTTTTTAGAGGTACGATTAAAGATAATATCATTTCTTCTGATTTACACCCTGATATAGGAGATATTATCTATGCTGCACAAATTAGTGGAGTTGATGATTTTGTAAGAACTCACCCTAGAGGTTATGAGATGCCAATAGGTGAGAGAGGTGCTGGTCTTTCTGGTGGTCAAAGGCAAAGTGTTGGAGTCGCTCGTGCTTTAATGCAAAACAGTGCTATTTTACTTTTAGATGAACCTACGAATGCTATGG containing:
- a CDS encoding response regulator transcription factor, producing the protein MEDEKEIRDNYVRYLKNHFINVYEASDGEEAYKIYKSKKPQIMIIDINIPKLNGIELLKKIREDDYTTKAIILSAHTEVNYLLDATGLGLTKYLVKPVTRKELKEALSLVIEELSKYNISSKRILILKNGYKWDYEKEELNAKENIPLTDKERRILSLFFSNTNMTYSYDEIIGNIWYNYDDRVGALKTIIKNLRKKLPKETIKNVFGVGYTIKV
- a CDS encoding TolC family outer membrane protein codes for the protein MLKKSFIVFSVASFIFSSSLFGLSLKESVVEVLNTNPVIQERLKNFRATQQDLNIANAEYYPQLDFRVVVGFNKAGALKNGDNSDYSHNIIEQDYGNYETSLTLTQNLFDGFGTTHRVNYEETRILASAYNYIEKSNDIVFKMVDAYVSVMRSHELTQTARENVQINEIIYKKVKDLFDSGLTTDSEVKKIQSSRSLARSNLIVQKNNARDSEYFFRRVLGRMPTVHEMKRPNFNIVMPESVERAALYSIEHNPSLLVSRYNIKGAQELYKQRKKDYLPKVDLEISQFYNDVETRNAFDSPDDRFRARLVLNYNIFRGGADKANVQKHLSKINQEIERKRDLKRQVIEGLDLSWNAYKMIDEQLKDLREYSGFSESTLKLYEEEYDLGRRSLLDLLASQNDVINARSQIITAEYDQLFAKYRILDAMGLLVTAIVGDANNYAAKVNLYSENEALEILDTLPVNLDSDSDEIPDNLDLCDNSLKENNIMPYGCKKIMRDSDSDGVIDAKDSCLLTPINAKVSPDGCALDSDFDGVKDYADKCPKTPFGYTADEKGCTISLSLRINFLARSSKVPSDSKQEIDELVGFLKENSDYKVHIIGHTNNIGDSEENFKLSDKRSKAIKKALQDQGVESQRLSSEGRGEDDPIASNETAEGLNLNRRVEIELSKRSEEI
- a CDS encoding OmpA family protein, which encodes MKYLLILIFAYSLFAGTYDDNYKIQQDNKKSKTAELDVFMYDNFQEIIRFKMLNFDEDELEDEMNEDTNTTNLQDITNTIKKYILRGESVSITIIGHTPEASLILPSYIQQKVDTEETIELSKKNAKFIQDALVKDEIKEELMTLSYRGGKDMAFSDSLTEGKELSNRVMVTLYVKFPKDIDSDKDGVFDSIDRCPATPRGAKVDSYGCPIDSDKDGVIDYKDECPKTPIGIEVDKKGCPLDSDGDGVVDYKDRCPDTSKGVSVDPIGCALGKELEIIFKLNSDKILKSSYEKIVTFAVFLKQNPVFNAQIIGHTDSIGKAELNMRLSQRRAATAKSALIYEGIAASRITTKGRGELDPIQSNRTKEGRAKNRRIEVKLSYNAQ
- a CDS encoding type I secretion system permease/ATPase, with translation MNERVGVSVKEDSLLDSLVLYTKLFHKPFSAEALLSGLPIYAKDGDSKLFSVETKSKSLFSRVATRAGLKSTLIKREIPAMLQLHLPMILLLSNDNSCILEKFSQDRTQVKIIYPDEDGSQEWVDVKELQREYLGYGFLLKKRFEYDSKKSRTLNVKSKHWFWSTLNLSRSIYRDVLWASLLINLFVLATPLFTMNVYDRVIPNNAQETLMVFSIGIVFVYILDFFLKITRGYMLELAGKKSDIIMSSIIFEKVLNLKMAVHPKSVGSFANNMKDFESVRSFFTTATMTAVIDLPFAIIFLMVIYYIGGFLVFVPITTMFLILAYALIIRKPLRESIESSHEASAKKNGILIETLQNIETVKSMSMTGKQQWEWEETTGEIAKKNLKSRILSSSIPNVTNLFIQLNTVFVVVFGVYLIQEFELTMGGLIAVVILTSRTVAPMGQAAGLISNYSDARSSYETLNNIISQDMERTEGKEFVERPSFHGKIEFKNVTFSYPEADIPALQNVSFVINPGEKVAIIGRIGSGKSTIAKLILKLFDPDSGTILIDDIDITQIDPADLRRSIGYVPQDVNLFRGTIKDNIISSDLHPDIGDIIYAAQISGVDDFVRTHPRGYEMPIGERGAGLSGGQRQSVGVARALMQNSAILLLDEPTNAMDQTTENGIMKRFSIEFKKETLLLVTQKLGLLSMVDRVIVMHHSKIILDGPKDEVTAQLGGGKSV